Proteins from a genomic interval of Thermoanaerobacterium thermosaccharolyticum DSM 571:
- a CDS encoding NAD(P)H-dependent glycerol-3-phosphate dehydrogenase codes for MDIAVLGAGSWGTTMAIHLNSMRHNVCIWTKDQEQLEEIQKTHYNKKYLDVKLPESIGITTDIEYALKNKKIVVMAVPSHAVRSVVERIRGVIDNDSIIVNLAKGLETSSLKRMSQVIKEMIDNPVVVLSGPSHAEEVCKHIPTACVISSDDINACEYVQDVMMDENFRLYINKDLIGVELGGSLKNIIALGAGISDGLGFGDNTKAALMTRGLAEITRLGVALGSDPLTFLGLTGMGDLIVTCTSMYSRNRRAGIKIGQGKSLNEALNEIGMVVEGVNTTKSAYKLSKIHNIEMPITCEIYSILFEGKDPREAVYSLMTRNKKHEMEDI; via the coding sequence ATGGACATAGCAGTATTAGGTGCCGGCAGTTGGGGAACGACAATGGCAATTCATTTGAATTCGATGAGACATAATGTATGTATTTGGACAAAAGATCAAGAACAGTTAGAAGAAATTCAAAAGACTCACTACAACAAAAAATATCTTGATGTAAAGTTGCCTGAAAGCATTGGCATAACAACTGATATAGAGTATGCGCTGAAAAATAAGAAGATAGTAGTGATGGCAGTACCGTCACATGCAGTAAGAAGTGTTGTAGAAAGAATAAGAGGGGTAATAGATAATGACTCGATAATTGTAAATTTGGCAAAAGGCTTAGAGACTTCAAGCTTAAAAAGAATGTCTCAAGTTATAAAAGAGATGATAGATAATCCAGTTGTTGTACTTTCTGGACCTAGCCACGCAGAAGAAGTATGCAAGCACATACCTACGGCATGTGTTATATCATCAGATGACATAAACGCATGTGAATATGTACAGGATGTGATGATGGATGAGAATTTCAGGCTGTATATAAATAAAGATTTGATTGGTGTTGAATTGGGAGGTTCTCTTAAAAATATAATTGCCCTTGGCGCAGGTATTTCAGATGGCCTTGGATTTGGTGACAATACAAAAGCTGCACTTATGACAAGAGGACTTGCTGAAATTACACGTCTTGGCGTAGCCCTTGGTTCAGATCCATTGACATTTTTGGGTTTAACTGGTATGGGGGATCTTATTGTAACATGTACAAGTATGTATTCACGCAACAGGAGAGCCGGCATAAAAATTGGGCAAGGTAAATCGTTGAATGAGGCGTTAAATGAAATTGGAATGGTTGTGGAAGGAGTCAACACTACTAAGTCAGCATACAAGCTTTCGAAAATTCATAATATAGAGATGCCTATAACATGTGAAATATACTCAATACTGTTTGAAGGAAAAGATCCGCGAGAAGCAGTTTATTCGCTAATGACGAGAAATAAAAAACATGAGATGGAGGACATATAA
- the plsY gene encoding glycerol-3-phosphate 1-O-acyltransferase PlsY, with protein MIKIIIVAILSYLIGSFNSAYFFTNYIKKTDIRKYGSGNAGATNVMRVLGFKVAFLVFLSDALKGVLAVLIGRLIAGDLGGLVAGVAVVCGHNWPVFLGFKGGKGIATSFGAIISISPIVAILSFVIGIAIISISKYVSLGSILGAISFLLLNIIYYRSPNMLVFAIIITSLAVFQHRANIKRLLNGTESKLGQKTNIK; from the coding sequence ATGATAAAAATAATTATTGTAGCTATACTGTCGTATTTAATTGGATCTTTTAACAGCGCTTATTTTTTTACTAATTACATAAAAAAGACGGACATAAGAAAATATGGTAGTGGCAATGCTGGAGCTACAAACGTTATGAGGGTTTTGGGATTTAAAGTTGCCTTTTTAGTATTTTTGTCTGATGCTTTAAAGGGAGTTTTAGCGGTATTGATAGGTAGACTGATAGCTGGTGATTTAGGTGGACTTGTAGCAGGTGTTGCTGTTGTCTGTGGACATAATTGGCCTGTTTTTTTGGGATTCAAAGGTGGAAAGGGAATTGCAACAAGCTTTGGTGCAATAATAAGTATTAGCCCAATTGTTGCCATTCTTTCCTTTGTAATTGGAATCGCAATTATTTCCATAAGTAAATATGTTTCATTGGGTTCAATCTTGGGAGCTATATCTTTCCTTTTATTAAATATTATTTATTATAGATCACCTAATATGCTAGTATTTGCGATAATAATTACATCACTGGCTGTATTTCAGCATAGAGCTAATATAAAACGATTACTTAATGGAACTGAATCGAAGCTTGGCCAAAAAACTAATATTAAGTAA
- the der gene encoding ribosome biogenesis GTPase Der yields MAYPMVGIVGRPNVGKSTLFNKITGQRISIVEDKPGVTRDRIYYETEWLGRKFILVDTGGLEPDSEDEFFSKIRMQVEAALKTVDLILFVIDAKDGLSPVDEDIANMLRKSHKKVILVLNKVDSFKEMPISYYDSMRLGFGEPIAISASNGLGIGELLDEVIKNIPEHIDDYDEETIKICFIGKPNVGKSSLVNKILGEERAIVSDIPGTTRDALDTYFEKDNKKYVIIDTAGMRKKGRIEDKIERYSVLRALSAIDRSDICILVIDATEGPTEQDTKIAGYAFEQNKAIIIAVNKWDLIEKDNNTVNEYLKLIKEKFSFMSFASTIFISAKTGQRLNKLFEEINSVWEEYNKRISTGLLNNVISEALLINPPPAEKGRLLKIYYVTQFGIKPPSFAVFVNDPEIMHFSYVRFLENTIRDNFGFQGVPLKIEVRKKSEM; encoded by the coding sequence GTGGCGTATCCAATGGTTGGCATAGTTGGCAGACCAAATGTAGGCAAATCAACTTTATTTAATAAAATAACAGGTCAGAGAATTTCTATAGTAGAAGACAAACCTGGTGTTACTCGTGATAGAATTTATTATGAGACAGAGTGGCTGGGAAGAAAATTTATACTTGTTGATACAGGTGGATTGGAGCCAGATTCAGAAGACGAGTTTTTTTCAAAAATAAGGATGCAGGTAGAAGCAGCTTTAAAAACTGTTGACTTGATATTGTTTGTTATAGATGCTAAGGATGGCTTAAGCCCGGTGGATGAAGATATAGCCAATATGCTTAGAAAATCTCATAAGAAAGTGATACTTGTTTTAAATAAAGTAGATAGTTTTAAAGAGATGCCTATTTCATATTATGATTCAATGCGACTTGGCTTTGGTGAGCCTATAGCAATATCTGCGTCAAATGGGCTTGGTATAGGAGAATTACTTGATGAAGTTATCAAGAATATTCCTGAGCATATAGATGACTATGACGAAGAAACTATAAAGATTTGCTTTATTGGGAAACCGAATGTAGGCAAGTCATCTCTTGTGAATAAGATATTAGGAGAAGAAAGGGCAATTGTTAGCGATATACCAGGTACCACAAGAGATGCACTTGATACGTATTTTGAAAAAGATAATAAAAAGTACGTTATAATTGATACTGCAGGCATGAGGAAAAAAGGCAGGATAGAAGATAAAATTGAGAGGTACAGTGTATTAAGAGCCTTATCGGCTATAGACAGATCTGATATATGTATCTTAGTAATAGATGCTACTGAAGGTCCAACAGAGCAGGACACGAAGATAGCAGGCTATGCATTTGAGCAGAACAAAGCAATTATTATTGCAGTTAATAAATGGGATTTGATTGAAAAAGACAATAATACTGTTAACGAGTATTTAAAACTCATAAAAGAGAAATTTTCATTTATGAGCTTTGCATCTACAATATTTATATCAGCCAAAACAGGACAAAGGCTTAATAAACTGTTTGAAGAAATAAATAGCGTTTGGGAAGAATATAATAAAAGGATTTCAACAGGGCTTTTAAATAATGTTATAAGTGAAGCATTACTTATAAATCCACCACCTGCCGAAAAAGGCCGTTTATTAAAGATTTATTATGTAACACAGTTTGGTATCAAACCGCCATCATTTGCGGTATTTGTTAATGATCCGGAAATAATGCATTTTTCTTATGTGAGGTTTTTAGAAAACACTATAAGAGATAATTTTGGATTTCAGGGCGTGCCATTAAAAATTGAAGTAAGAAAAAAAAGTGAAATGTAA
- a CDS encoding DUF512 domain-containing protein, giving the protein MAYHKIKDVVKDSIADELGIKSGDTLVSINGSEIIDLIDYKFQIANEHIDLLIKKEDGEEYIYDIEKGYDEDLGLVFETGIIDKLKHCRNKCVFCFVDQLPKNVRKTLAFKDDDYRLSFLQGNFVTLTNVSDSEFSRIIKYRMSPIYLSVHATDDNVRKELMRNPHADGILNKIKELTENRIEVHCQIVLCPGLNDGSILDKTIEDLSKLYPGVKSAAAVPVGLTDHREGLFKLDSYDKEMAKKVLSQISMWQKKLKKEKGTSFIFAADEFYVLANKDIPDYNSYEGFPQIENGVGLMAMFKKQFEDYYKKIGNIKPSKKTYCVITGVSAYKFIKDHVDMLERKGINIKVVPIINNFFGHKITVAGLVTGGDIITQLKGKLNGEILVIPDCMLKEGTDSFLDDVTINDVEKELNTKVLVSEVNGKNFIQKITGR; this is encoded by the coding sequence ATGGCATATCATAAAATAAAAGATGTAGTTAAAGATAGCATTGCGGATGAATTGGGCATAAAAAGTGGTGATACATTAGTATCGATAAATGGAAGCGAAATAATTGACTTAATTGATTATAAATTTCAAATAGCAAATGAGCATATAGATCTTTTGATAAAAAAAGAAGATGGTGAGGAATATATTTATGACATAGAGAAAGGTTATGACGAGGATTTAGGATTAGTATTTGAGACAGGAATTATAGATAAGCTAAAGCACTGTAGGAATAAATGCGTTTTTTGTTTTGTCGATCAGTTGCCTAAAAATGTTAGAAAAACTTTGGCTTTTAAAGACGATGATTATCGATTATCTTTTTTACAAGGTAACTTTGTAACACTTACAAATGTAAGTGATTCTGAATTTTCTAGAATAATTAAATATAGAATGTCTCCAATATATTTATCTGTCCATGCAACAGATGACAATGTCCGAAAAGAATTAATGCGAAATCCCCATGCTGATGGGATTTTAAATAAAATAAAAGAATTAACTGAAAACAGAATAGAAGTACACTGCCAGATAGTTTTATGCCCAGGGCTTAATGATGGAAGTATTCTCGATAAAACAATCGAGGATTTATCAAAACTGTATCCTGGAGTAAAATCGGCAGCAGCAGTTCCCGTTGGGCTTACAGATCACAGGGAAGGACTTTTTAAACTCGATTCGTACGATAAAGAGATGGCAAAAAAAGTACTATCTCAAATATCAATGTGGCAGAAAAAACTAAAAAAAGAGAAAGGAACATCCTTTATATTTGCTGCTGATGAGTTTTATGTGTTGGCAAATAAGGATATACCTGACTACAATAGCTATGAAGGTTTTCCGCAAATTGAAAATGGTGTTGGACTTATGGCAATGTTTAAGAAGCAGTTTGAAGATTATTATAAAAAAATCGGCAATATAAAGCCATCGAAGAAAACTTATTGTGTTATAACAGGTGTGTCTGCGTATAAATTTATTAAGGACCATGTTGATATGTTAGAGAGGAAAGGCATAAACATAAAAGTTGTTCCAATTATAAATAATTTTTTTGGACATAAGATAACTGTGGCAGGTCTTGTTACAGGTGGGGATATAATCACTCAATTAAAGGGAAAATTAAACGGTGAAATATTAGTAATACCGGATTGTATGTTAAAAGAAGGTACAGATTCTTTTTTGGATGATGTAACTATTAATGATGTAGAAAAAGAATTAAACACGAAAGTTTTAGTATCTGAAGTTAACGGTAAAAATTTTATACAAAAGATAACTGGAAGGTGA
- a CDS encoding DUF3189 family protein, with amino-acid sequence MIVAYICYGSAHSSIVAASIHVGLLPSDRIPTFDEILSMPHYDLTDGNQIGIPFYMGIDEYDNDVYAIGAKSGRKIMMKAVRSFLKESGIGENEIMLIDTLPAIGLLTKVGGMTSRRFKIISVGRPFTVYGIIKKYNNFLDIVNKVKSSLKELD; translated from the coding sequence ATGATTGTAGCGTATATTTGTTATGGAAGTGCCCATTCATCTATTGTTGCTGCGTCTATCCATGTTGGTTTGCTTCCAAGTGATAGGATTCCCACGTTTGATGAAATTTTATCTATGCCTCATTATGATTTAACAGATGGCAATCAAATAGGAATTCCATTTTACATGGGAATCGACGAGTACGATAATGACGTCTATGCAATAGGTGCTAAAAGCGGAAGAAAAATAATGATGAAAGCTGTAAGAAGTTTTTTAAAAGAATCTGGAATTGGTGAAAATGAAATAATGCTGATAGATACACTACCTGCCATTGGATTGTTGACAAAAGTGGGCGGCATGACATCTAGAAGATTTAAAATCATATCTGTGGGACGGCCGTTTACTGTTTATGGAATAATTAAAAAGTACAATAACTTTTTGGACATAGTAAATAAAGTAAAATCGAGCTTAAAAGAGCTTGACTAA
- a CDS encoding DUF3189 family protein, which yields MVKLKVIYYSYYGCYSSVIAAYIHTKVIRDKVDKDVFFSIPEILKTDYGELKYIGIDESYHEIYTIGMKNFSDNIKKTLEGLRKIFNMEYDKLIFVDTNKFEPKCMKLFLYLRKISIFRNLAECILYYLFIKKLDGIKNFVLDLKLNYM from the coding sequence GTGGTTAAGTTGAAAGTAATATATTACAGCTATTATGGATGCTATTCGTCAGTTATTGCAGCATACATTCATACAAAAGTTATAAGAGATAAAGTTGATAAGGATGTATTTTTTAGTATTCCAGAGATTTTAAAAACAGACTATGGGGAATTAAAATATATCGGAATTGATGAAAGCTACCATGAAATATATACAATTGGAATGAAAAATTTTAGCGATAATATAAAGAAAACCCTTGAAGGGCTTAGGAAAATATTTAATATGGAATATGATAAGCTGATATTTGTGGATACAAATAAATTTGAACCCAAATGTATGAAACTATTTTTATATCTCAGAAAAATATCAATTTTCAGAAATCTTGCAGAGTGTATTTTGTACTATTTATTTATTAAAAAATTAGATGGAATAAAGAACTTTGTCTTAGATTTAAAACTTAATTATATGTGA
- the spoIIP gene encoding stage II sporulation protein P yields the protein MMMRNKKAIALLIMFVLMSLPFTKINADDWSGKEGGYYTVYLDNSNKVLFRISWDLNVNDQYLSHDNKMYKIIKVDKKNDKAYAKYIETVKLPNVYIEKVSQVMAQKTGERRIAMYSTHSDESYIPTDGASSIYGHGGIYKVDASLSNALSDKGIKTFVDQTLYLPHDAMAYRRSRVGALKILKNDKPDLLLDIHRDAAPYQDYIRKIGSTNATGVRLVLGRTNANLKANQDLAFRIKAIADKEYPNLVKDIFYGSGDYNQDLTPNSLLLEFGTDTHTRQRAEESAKFMADVLTKAVYGTDEKKQVGALTNTQKGTPSQNNSAGWGIWILIGVAVFSIVGFMFLSTGGREMMSKFKDATKKEFSSFFGKFNKDKK from the coding sequence ATGATGATGAGAAATAAAAAAGCAATCGCTTTGTTAATAATGTTTGTTTTAATGTCTTTACCATTTACAAAAATAAATGCAGATGATTGGAGTGGCAAAGAAGGTGGTTATTATACAGTTTATCTAGACAATTCAAACAAAGTGCTTTTTAGGATTTCATGGGACTTAAATGTAAATGATCAATACTTGTCACACGATAATAAGATGTACAAAATAATTAAAGTTGATAAGAAAAATGATAAAGCATATGCAAAATATATTGAAACAGTAAAGTTGCCTAATGTATATATAGAAAAAGTGTCGCAAGTGATGGCTCAAAAAACAGGTGAAAGAAGAATAGCCATGTATTCCACACACAGCGATGAATCATATATACCAACTGATGGTGCATCTAGTATTTATGGACATGGAGGTATATACAAAGTTGATGCTTCATTAAGCAATGCATTGTCAGATAAAGGCATCAAGACATTTGTTGATCAGACACTGTATTTACCTCACGATGCAATGGCATACAGAAGGTCAAGAGTTGGAGCGTTAAAAATTTTAAAAAATGATAAACCAGATTTGCTGCTTGATATACACCGAGATGCTGCGCCATATCAAGATTATATAAGAAAAATAGGTAGTACAAATGCTACAGGCGTGAGGCTAGTCCTCGGCAGGACAAATGCAAATTTGAAAGCCAATCAAGATTTAGCATTTAGAATAAAAGCGATCGCTGATAAAGAATATCCAAATCTAGTGAAAGATATTTTTTATGGAAGCGGTGATTACAATCAGGACTTAACTCCTAATTCATTGCTTTTGGAATTTGGAACAGATACACATACGAGGCAAAGAGCAGAAGAGTCAGCAAAATTTATGGCAGATGTATTGACAAAAGCAGTATATGGCACTGACGAAAAAAAGCAGGTTGGAGCTCTTACCAATACACAAAAAGGTACACCATCACAGAACAATTCTGCGGGATGGGGAATATGGATTCTAATTGGGGTTGCTGTTTTTTCAATCGTCGGATTCATGTTTTTAAGTACAGGAGGACGGGAAATGATGTCAAAGTTTAAAGATGCAACAAAGAAGGAGTTTAGCAGTTTTTTTGGAAAGTTTAATAAAGATAAAAAGTGA
- a CDS encoding DUF1614 domain-containing protein → MPLAYIILSITGLFVLFGFAHRVLDRMKMTDTWALIIIIGMIIGTFLPAIPLGKKMSINIGGAIIPAAVAVYLFIKAERGAERTNALVSSILAGTAVFLAGRLLPSEPEAMFIEPNYVYGIVSGLIAYLFGRSRRCAFIAGVMGVILSDITQGLINIVLARPGTISVGGAGAFDTVVISMIVAVFFSEILGETREKIQGGTAKKNTEPHLTSSLLSEDEIKAIKEKYRKKDSDDDEK, encoded by the coding sequence ATGCCACTTGCTTATATAATATTATCAATTACGGGTTTATTTGTATTGTTTGGCTTTGCACACAGAGTTCTTGACAGAATGAAGATGACTGATACATGGGCATTAATCATAATAATTGGTATGATCATTGGTACTTTTTTACCAGCGATACCCCTTGGCAAAAAGATGTCTATAAATATTGGCGGTGCTATCATACCTGCAGCTGTAGCAGTTTATCTATTTATAAAAGCAGAAAGAGGAGCGGAGAGAACAAATGCTTTAGTATCGTCAATATTGGCGGGAACAGCGGTGTTTTTAGCAGGAAGATTGTTGCCTAGCGAGCCTGAAGCTATGTTCATAGAGCCAAATTATGTTTATGGTATTGTCAGTGGCCTGATTGCATACTTATTTGGCAGGTCAAGAAGATGTGCTTTTATTGCTGGCGTTATGGGAGTTATTTTAAGCGATATTACGCAAGGCTTGATAAATATTGTTTTGGCAAGACCGGGAACTATTTCTGTTGGAGGTGCAGGTGCTTTTGATACAGTTGTCATATCCATGATAGTTGCTGTTTTCTTCTCAGAGATATTAGGCGAAACGAGGGAGAAGATACAAGGAGGAACCGCAAAAAAGAACACAGAGCCGCATTTGACAAGTAGCCTATTAAGTGAAGATGAAATTAAGGCGATAAAAGAAAAATATCGCAAAAAGGACAGTGATGATGATGAGAAATAA
- the phoU gene encoding phosphate signaling complex protein PhoU: MNRTHFEKELEDLHYDILKMGALVEEAIGNSILSLINHDVELARKVIEQDDRIDEKEVEIDDRCSRIILTQQPLAKDLRIVLTGLKINTDLERMADHAVDIAKTTIRIADQTYIKPLIDIPRMSDIVREMVKLSLDSYVNQDTEMARTINQKDDIVDGLYKQIFRELLTYMIEDHKNIDQAAQFLFVARYLERIADHATNICEWVIYLESGQHIDLNE, encoded by the coding sequence GTGAACAGAACGCATTTTGAAAAAGAGTTAGAGGATCTACATTACGATATTCTTAAAATGGGTGCTCTTGTAGAAGAAGCTATTGGTAATTCTATTTTATCATTGATAAACCATGATGTTGAATTAGCAAGGAAAGTTATTGAACAAGATGATAGAATAGATGAAAAAGAGGTTGAAATTGATGACAGATGTTCGAGGATTATTTTGACACAGCAGCCACTAGCAAAGGATTTAAGAATTGTTTTAACAGGGTTAAAAATAAATACTGATTTGGAAAGAATGGCAGATCACGCAGTAGATATTGCTAAAACAACAATTAGAATAGCAGATCAGACATATATAAAGCCTCTTATTGATATTCCGAGAATGAGTGATATTGTTAGAGAAATGGTTAAACTATCGCTTGATTCATATGTCAATCAAGATACAGAGATGGCTAGGACTATCAATCAAAAAGATGATATTGTCGATGGCTTATATAAGCAAATCTTTAGAGAGCTTCTGACGTATATGATAGAAGACCATAAAAACATAGATCAAGCGGCTCAATTTTTGTTCGTAGCCCGCTACTTAGAGAGGATAGCGGATCATGCTACAAATATATGCGAATGGGTAATCTATCTAGAAAGCGGTCAGCATATAGATTTAAATGAATAA
- the pstB gene encoding phosphate ABC transporter ATP-binding protein PstB, with amino-acid sequence MKKIEVRDLDLYYGQMQALKKINLDVEENSVMALIGPSGCGKSTFLRTLNRMNDLIDGVTIRGTVMIDNQNIYKDVDAIELRKRVGMVFQKPNPFPMTIYDNIAYGPRIHGQKNKKILNEIVEKSLKDAALWDEVKDRLNDSALGLSGGQQQRLCIARTLAIEPEVILMDEPTSALDPISTMKIEELIDQLKNKYTIVIVTHNMQQAGRISDSTSFFLNGEIIETGKTEDIFYNPRDKRTEDYITGRFG; translated from the coding sequence ATGAAAAAGATCGAAGTAAGGGATCTTGATTTATATTATGGCCAAATGCAGGCTCTTAAGAAAATAAATTTAGATGTTGAAGAAAACAGCGTAATGGCGCTTATTGGTCCATCAGGCTGTGGAAAATCTACGTTTTTGAGGACTTTAAACAGAATGAATGACCTTATAGATGGCGTCACAATAAGAGGAACTGTTATGATTGACAATCAAAATATATACAAGGATGTAGATGCTATAGAGCTTAGGAAGCGTGTAGGAATGGTATTTCAGAAGCCTAATCCATTTCCTATGACGATATATGACAATATTGCATATGGTCCACGAATACACGGTCAAAAAAATAAAAAAATATTAAACGAAATAGTTGAAAAAAGTTTAAAAGATGCAGCACTTTGGGATGAAGTAAAAGACAGATTAAATGATTCTGCATTAGGCTTATCAGGCGGACAGCAGCAGAGATTGTGTATAGCCAGAACGTTAGCAATTGAGCCTGAGGTTATATTGATGGATGAGCCGACGTCAGCACTTGATCCTATTTCAACTATGAAAATTGAGGAATTAATTGACCAATTAAAAAATAAATATACTATAGTTATTGTAACACACAACATGCAACAGGCGGGAAGAATATCTGATTCAACATCATTTTTCTTAAACGGTGAAATAATAGAAACAGGTAAAACAGAAGATATTTTCTATAATCCACGTGATAAGAGAACAGAGGACTATATAACAGGAAGATTTGGTTAA
- the pstA gene encoding phosphate ABC transporter permease PstA, translated as MKSKFYDKLATIYFYLVAGLIVLFLVALIGYILYQGRSELNLHFILTPPKFMEKGGGIAPQIFNSLLLLVITLIISVPIGIGAGLYMAEYARPGKITELIRLSTETLSSLPSIVVGLFGLLIFVNMLHWGYSLMSGALALTVLNLPVMARVSEDSLRSVSSSLKEASFALGSTKWQTIVRVLIPSALPGLVTGIILTSGRIFGEAAALLYTAGMSTPSLNFNVLNPASPASPFYPFRSAETLAVYIWKVNSEGLAPDARQIADGSAAVLLIIVLVFNILARWLGNNLYKRMTGGK; from the coding sequence ATGAAATCAAAATTTTATGATAAATTAGCGACGATTTATTTTTATTTAGTTGCCGGATTAATTGTATTGTTTTTGGTAGCTCTAATAGGCTATATCTTGTATCAAGGCAGAAGTGAATTAAACTTACATTTTATATTGACGCCACCGAAATTCATGGAAAAAGGTGGAGGCATAGCACCGCAAATATTCAATTCACTGTTACTTTTGGTAATTACATTGATTATTTCAGTTCCAATAGGTATTGGGGCTGGACTGTATATGGCAGAGTATGCCAGGCCTGGTAAAATAACAGAGTTAATAAGATTGTCAACAGAGACTCTGTCGTCACTGCCATCGATTGTGGTAGGTCTTTTTGGACTTCTAATTTTTGTAAATATGCTTCATTGGGGTTATTCATTGATGTCAGGAGCATTAGCATTGACAGTATTGAATTTACCTGTAATGGCCCGTGTAAGTGAAGATTCATTGAGGAGTGTTTCATCATCATTGAAAGAAGCCAGCTTTGCATTAGGTTCTACTAAATGGCAGACGATAGTGAGAGTATTAATCCCATCTGCTTTGCCGGGACTTGTAACAGGTATAATTTTAACTTCCGGCAGGATTTTTGGCGAAGCTGCTGCCCTTTTATACACGGCAGGCATGAGCACACCGTCGCTTAATTTTAATGTTTTAAACCCTGCAAGTCCTGCATCGCCATTTTATCCTTTTAGATCAGCAGAAACATTGGCTGTGTATATATGGAAGGTTAACAGTGAAGGACTTGCACCTGATGCTAGGCAGATTGCCGATGGTTCTGCAGCAGTTCTTTTAATAATTGTACTTGTTTTTAATATTTTAGCACGTTGGTTAGGAAATAATCTATATAAAAGAATGACAGGTGGGAAATAA
- the pstC gene encoding phosphate ABC transporter permease subunit PstC has translation MSENYDKRRKVFDMIGRTYAFICAFLLIVITVSIFYFVATKGLSTFIIDKRSIKEFLFGTLWKPDRPNDQGGPAIGSLQFILGSVFVSVFAILISTPLSISTAIFMVEIAKKFGRNLLQPAMEIFVGIPSVVYGWIGLIVLVPFISKYFGGLGFSMLAGILVLTIMVLPTITSVSTDAIKSLPWEIREASYALGATRWQTIRKVVLPAAKPGILTAVVLGLARAFGEALAVQMVIGNSPSLPFSFLKPMSTITSIITMDMANTVTGSTWNNAMWSLALLLLLISFGFILIIRLVGRRSMYK, from the coding sequence ATGTCTGAAAACTATGACAAAAGACGAAAAGTATTTGACATGATTGGCAGAACGTATGCTTTTATTTGTGCTTTTTTATTGATAGTTATAACTGTATCGATTTTTTACTTTGTTGCTACGAAAGGCTTGTCTACGTTTATAATAGATAAGCGTTCGATTAAAGAATTTTTGTTTGGTACACTTTGGAAGCCTGATAGACCAAATGATCAAGGAGGTCCAGCTATAGGTTCTTTGCAATTTATACTGGGATCTGTTTTTGTCTCTGTTTTTGCAATATTGATAAGTACACCTCTCAGCATATCTACTGCGATTTTTATGGTAGAAATAGCGAAAAAATTTGGGAGAAATTTATTACAGCCAGCGATGGAGATATTTGTAGGCATTCCATCCGTCGTCTACGGGTGGATAGGACTTATTGTTTTAGTTCCTTTTATAAGCAAATACTTTGGCGGTTTAGGTTTCAGCATGTTAGCCGGCATATTAGTGCTTACGATAATGGTACTGCCAACAATAACAAGTGTCAGCACTGATGCCATAAAATCATTGCCATGGGAAATTAGAGAAGCTTCATATGCACTTGGTGCAACTAGGTGGCAGACAATAAGAAAAGTTGTATTACCTGCTGCCAAGCCAGGAATACTAACAGCAGTAGTATTAGGACTAGCTCGTGCTTTCGGTGAAGCTTTAGCAGTTCAGATGGTTATTGGAAATAGCCCATCACTTCCTTTTTCATTCCTGAAACCAATGTCGACGATTACATCTATTATTACAATGGATATGGCTAACACAGTCACTGGTTCAACGTGGAACAATGCAATGTGGTCATTAGCTTTGCTGTTACTCCTTATATCTTTTGGATTTATTTTAATAATAAGGCTTGTTGGTAGGAGGAGTATGTATAAATGA